The region ACAGATATGCCTATTTTTTCCTTTTGCCGCATTTTTTGCTTTTTTTAATATTTTTCCTGATACCCGTAGGAAGCGGGATATATTTGAGTTTGTTTGATTATAATGTCTTTTCAAAAGAATTTGTTGGATTTGAAAATTACACATCAATTTTTGGTGATTGGCTCTTTAAAAAGGCACTGCTTAACACGTTCATATATACATTTGGAGTGGTACCGTTATGGCTTGGTAAAGCTTTACTTGTCACGGTTCTTATATATCCTTTTAGAAAACCTGTTCAAACTTTTTTCAAATCAATTTTTTACCTTCCGCATGTGACATCTTCGGTAATAATATCTTTGATCTGGCTCTGGATATTCAACCCAACTTTTGGTTTGCTGAACTATTTCATAAAATCGATTGGATTGAATCCTGTCATCTGGCTTGGAAACAAATTAACAGCTATGCCCTCTCTGGTGATGATGCAGGTAATAATGGGGGGTGGGTCAACTATAGTCTTGCTTTCTGCGGCTATGGCTTCCATACCCGAGTATTATTTTGAATCTGCCAAACTTGAAGGTGCCAGCTCATGGAAAATCTTCTCGAAGATCACCGTACCACTCTTAAAACCGACTATTCTGTATGCGCTCATTATGGGGATAATCGCTAATTTTCAGACATTTTCAAATATATACGTCATGACGCAAGGTGGACCAGAATTTTCAACAATTACAGTTGCTTACCTTATCTATACAACTGCTTTTCGAGACTACAATTTAGGTCTGGCTTCTGCAATGTCAATGGTCATGTTCGTTATCCTGGTAGGGCTGGGAGTGCTTCAATTTAAATGGCTTGGATCAAATGTTCAATATTGAGGTGTTGTGCATGAAGATGAACCAAAAAAAATTCTGGAAAAATTTCATATCATTATTTATACTTTTCATACTGGGCTTTGCTGCATTTTTACCATTATATTGGATGGTTGTAACTGCTCTAAAGCCACCAACACTTGTGCTCAAGTTCCCTCCAGAGATTTTGCCGAAAAATCCCACTTTAGTGAATTTCAAGATCTTCTTTGCCAGGCCATATATTTTTCGCTGGACATTGAACAGTGCCATCGTGGCAGGGTCTGTAACCATAGCAAGGATAATATTATGTGCGATGGCAGGATATGCTATTGCCAAAAAATCTTTTCCCGGATCAAAACTTTTTTTCTGGATTTACATAGCTTCAATGATGGTTCCAAGTCAGGTTACGTTAATACCTTTGTATATAATAGTATCCAACCTGAAAATGATAAACACTTACTGGGGGTTGATTATTCCTTCAATCGCTGCTCCCTTCGGCGTATTCCTCATGAGGCAGTTTATGGTTACACTGCCAGATGAGATAATAGAAGCCGCAAAAATAGATGGAGCTGGTGAATTCTACACTTTTTGGAAAATAGTGTTTCCTATAGCTAAACCTGCTGTAGCTGTGCTGGGTATTTTCACCTTCGTAAACGAATGGAACGACTTTCTCTGGCCGTTGATTATAACCAACACTACAGCGATGAAAACATTACAGGCGGGCCTTGTGATGATACGAGAAGAAATTCCTATGGAATATGCCCTGCATATGGCAAGTGCTACATTTGCTGCTATACCAATGCTTGTAGTGTTCTTTGCTTTTCAAAAATATTTTCTAAAGGGAATAACTGTTGGAGCAATAAAATAATACCGGAAAAAATTTAGAATAAGGGCAACTTACGTTTTA is a window of Pseudothermotoga elfii DSM 9442 = NBRC 107921 DNA encoding:
- a CDS encoding carbohydrate ABC transporter permease, producing MKMNQKKFWKNFISLFILFILGFAAFLPLYWMVVTALKPPTLVLKFPPEILPKNPTLVNFKIFFARPYIFRWTLNSAIVAGSVTIARIILCAMAGYAIAKKSFPGSKLFFWIYIASMMVPSQVTLIPLYIIVSNLKMINTYWGLIIPSIAAPFGVFLMRQFMVTLPDEIIEAAKIDGAGEFYTFWKIVFPIAKPAVAVLGIFTFVNEWNDFLWPLIITNTTAMKTLQAGLVMIREEIPMEYALHMASATFAAIPMLVVFFAFQKYFLKGITVGAIK
- a CDS encoding carbohydrate ABC transporter permease — its product is MILLNLLRKIYKNRYAYFFLLPHFLLFLIFFLIPVGSGIYLSLFDYNVFSKEFVGFENYTSIFGDWLFKKALLNTFIYTFGVVPLWLGKALLVTVLIYPFRKPVQTFFKSIFYLPHVTSSVIISLIWLWIFNPTFGLLNYFIKSIGLNPVIWLGNKLTAMPSLVMMQVIMGGGSTIVLLSAAMASIPEYYFESAKLEGASSWKIFSKITVPLLKPTILYALIMGIIANFQTFSNIYVMTQGGPEFSTITVAYLIYTTAFRDYNLGLASAMSMVMFVILVGLGVLQFKWLGSNVQY